The following proteins come from a genomic window of Falco rusticolus isolate bFalRus1 chromosome 9, bFalRus1.pri, whole genome shotgun sequence:
- the CLRN3 gene encoding clarin-3 — protein sequence MPSRRKTATFTSAFFTCLCSFVMICVVLATQHWMSSEIRFSGTNSSVTISLTYGLFSGTCEQFVDVGLQISEKTFQVADNLSNTKAKSMITAIIVILVLGLLSSLLSSGFTCTNAVSNPYQTFLGATGIYTWNSLCGIFILTVMILFPVSIEENGLSVELANGCFSFLQTHTKSVHTYGYSYWIMLLIIFLNIASIIIIYFYDHARYSKKKEQERPIENAPKDVILF from the exons ATGccatccagaagaaaaacagccacATTTACATCCGCTTTTTTTACCTGCCTTTGCTCTTTTGTGATGATTTGTGTTGTGCTGGCAACCCAGCACTGGATGAGTAGCGAGATTCGCTTTTCTGGCACAAACTCCAGCGTGACCATAAGCCTCACCTATGGACTTTTTAGTGGTACCTGCGAACAGTTCGTTGATGTGGGACTCcagatttcagaaaagactTTCCAAG TTGCAGATAACCTGAGCAACACCAAGGCAAAAAGCATGATCACTGCGATTATTGTGATTCTGGTTCTCGGTTTACTGAGTTCCCTTCTGAGTTCTGGATTTACCTGCACTAATGCTGTCAGTAATCCCTACCAGACGTTTTTGGGAGCCACTGGAATCTACACTTGGAATTCCTTGTGCG GAATCTTCATTCTTACAGTCATGATACTTTTTCCCGTGAGCATAGAGGAAAACGGCCTGTCTGTAGAACTGGCCAatggatgtttttcttttctgcagacaCATACCAAATCTGTACACACTTATGGATATTCATATTGGATCATGCTGCTCATCATTTTTCTGAACATTGCTTCTATCATCATCATATATTTCTATGACCACGCAAGATATtctaagaaaaaagaacaggaaagacCCATTGAAAATGCACCAAAAGACGTCATTCTGTTCTAA